Genomic segment of Malus domestica chromosome 15, GDT2T_hap1:
gtcagctagccgttgcatttgaatgactagccgttgcatttgaattttttattaagaattgtTGTCGGTTAGGTTGcatttatattatttagtataaatgtattactgtcggttataaccgacagtaatacaTTTATATTAAGTAATAGAATGTATTCCTATCGGTTTTAATCGACAGGAAATCCgacacatttaaaaaaattctgGCCAGCCCGGGGTTGGCTGGTTGGTTGGAAGTGGCTAGCCCTCTAGGCCTTTGGCCCTTTCggattccgtggggccctctcTGATTCCACAGCCCTCTGTCCTAGCCCTAGGTTAGAGAcagttttcgggctattttcggccctctggaccTTTCAATTGGAGATGGCTTAAGTAGGATAGATGAAACTCCAAATTAGAGGACAAAAGCTATAGACAACCTAATGGATGGGATAGGACGTGTAAGTAAGGTGTCATTTTCTCATATATATTTCAATGTGTAGTCACCATCTAGGTGACAGGAGGCATAGATTTGACAACGAGAACGAAAAAAGAAAGCTTCGAAAAACACATGTTCCAAAGTTGGAGATATGAAATATGTTGAGCCCAAGTAATGACACACCAATATGTATATATGGGTGTGTATAGAGATATATATAAAGGTACGAAAAAGTGTGCAGATATACTCATGTTGGTGAGCAAAGATGTccacatgtgtgtgtgtgtgtaagtgtcgGTGAGCCTATATGTGCAAACTAGGCGTGCAGATAAAGCACACTATGTGCAGGTGAACACCCAAGCTTTTGAGCCAcacgtgtatatatatgtgtgtgtgtgtgtgtgtgtgtgtgtgtgtgtatgtatagaTGCAGACATGCAGGCTAGGTGTGCAGCTATGTGTGAGGAGGAAACGGCATTATGGATTGTATGTGTGAGTAGGAAACAGTATTATGGATCGTATGTGTGAGAAGGAAACAAACTAGGTGTGCAGACAAGATGGGATAGATATTGTGCAGGTGAACACCCAAGCTTTTGAGCCAcacgtgtatatatatgtgtgtgtgtgtgtgtgtgtgtgtgtgtgtagatgCAGACATGCAGGCTAGGTGTGCAGCTATGTGTGAAGAGGAAACGGCATTATGGATTGTATGTGTGAGTAGGAAACAGTATTATGGATCGTATGTGTGAGAAGGAAACAAACTAGGTGTGCAGACAAGATGGGATAGATATTTATACAATaaacatatatacgtatatgtatgtgtatgtgtcAGTCAACTTTCCCACATCCTCATTCGTGAGCCATACGAAAGTATCAGTCCACTTTTGTAAATCCTCGTTCGTAAATCATACGAAGGTGTCAACTTTCAACTTTTGTAGATCGTGTCAGTCCACTTTCGTAAATCCTAGTTTGTAAGTCATACGAAAATGTCAATCCATTTTCTTAAATCATATGTCAGTCCACCTTCGTAAATCCTCGTTCGTAAATCATACAAAGGTGTTCAATACACTTTCGTAAAATCTTCATTCGTAAGTCACATGAAAGTGTCAGTCCACTTTCGTAAATCATACGAAGGTGTTCAGTCCACTTTAGTAAATCCTTGTTCGTAAGTCACACGAAAGTGTCAATCCACTTTTGCAAATCCTCATTCGTAAATCATGCGAAAGTGTCAATCCACTTTTGCAAATCCTCATTCGTAAATCATGCGAAAGTGTCAATCCACTTTCGTAAATCCTCGTTCGTAAGTCACACGATAGTGTTAGTCCACTTtcttaaataatatattagtcCACTTTCACAACAAGGTGTCAACCCTAAATCATATCAGTCCACTTCGTAAACCGTAGTAAGATGTCAGTTGGCGTTCATAAAGCATGTGAAGATGTCTATTGGCCTTAACAAGTTATGCGGCGTCGTAAATTATGGTTTAGGCGTCAGTAAATTTGGCCTTTGGAAAAAATAACTTTCACAAATTTGGCCTTAGCAAGAAGTGATTTTAGTAAAGAATATAGTTTCAAGGCCTCATGATTGAAAAACTCAGTTTTCCCCTATTTTACATACGGAAAAAAGGGGAAAATGGGGCACTGTGGGAGGATAAAATCTGGTTTCGACTCATGAGCCAATACGAATCGTCCAAGGAGAAGGTATTGTGCAAGATAAACTGTGAGGAAAGCCCACATGAAATATACAGACGCAAGGGAAACATGTCCAGATAACTACCCCTACAGACGCAAGGGAAACGTGTCTAGATCACTACCCCCTACAGACGCAAGGGGCACGTGCCTAGATAACTGCCACCACTACGGATGAGAAGTGAGAGAGGAAGACAGGTCGTGGTACTTGTTCCCAAAGCATGCAGTCATATGATGGAGGACCACGAAGGAAGTGGGAAAGGAGGACAGGTTATGGTACTTGATCCTCAATCATGTAATCCTATAAATAAGGAAATGAGCCAAAGAACAAGGTATGTAAGGAGAACCCGAGAGAAACAGAGAATAGAAAATCAATTAACTGACTTAAGTGTCGGAGTATCTCTTGCAGGTACCCCGCCCAGGCAAGCTACGGAGGAAGACTATTCGGGGACACCTCTAACGAAACATTCAGCGAACATGAGAATTGCGGTCAACAAATCTGTGGAGGTATTTCTTCCCGTAGGAAATTTCGCTCCAACAGTAACCTGCTTAGAAATATTTAACCTGCTCAAATGCATGTAGTATTTAcaaattaattttcatgtaGTATTTACAAATTAATTTTCGAAGCAAACTAAGTTGTAAATATATGTTCACAATGATACCTACCAACAAACTAGATCACCCGCCCGTACCTAGAGTGATTCtgaagaatttaaaaaaaaaacaaaaaataccaTTGGAATGTCGATGAACGATCACTAAACCCTAAAATTATTTTTCGTGTAGTTCAAAAATCACAataattttgataaaaataacaTACCAACAATCAAATTCACACACTACATACAAATTTTAAGATAAGAAATAGCAAACATACCTCCACAAGAATTTCAGGTGATGGAGATGCAGAGAGATTTGGGGAAGATGGAGAGGAAGAGATGGAGACCAAGATGACTTCTCTAGCCACCAAAATattatgaaaataaaaagaCTTCTAGGTTTTTAACGTGCAAACCTAGAAAAAATTAGTGATGgcaattttgatgttttttccAAGTGTAATGACATTTTAgactttgcaaattaaaaaatagggataattcgggaattaaaaaaaattcattaaagggAGCAAAGTGCTTCCCTTGTTTTCTCTGTGTAGCAATTTTAGGAGGAAGCACCTAGGAGGTGCTTCTTAGAAAATGCTTATTAGTGCTTCTACTTTtaactaaaagcacttttaaaatATTTGCCAAACGACCATTTTTTATAACTAAAGCACTTTTACTCATTAGGAAGCGCTTTTTACTCTTTCAATGTGCTACTCTTCAAAGCACTATTACTCAATAGCGCTTTTTGTTTGTAGCACTTTTCAATAGCGCTTCTATGAGGAAGTAGTTTGTTGTTTGGCATGCAACCAACTAAGCGCTTTTGTATTGGATAGAAGcgttttttatattaaatagtGTGTTTGATTGTCAAAtgtgtttgtatcatacttgaccaatcccgaaactactgagcaccggtcaacgttataccgtcaaggacccataagagtttccctccaaccaggagaccaatcacagcgcgacacgtgtcgacatcagaagccaatcatagcgcaacacgtgttaacatcagaagccaatcacaacacaacacgtgtcaatgttagaatgaaactagaggagagcttgaacttatgtacttgtgtaaacccttcacaattaatgagaactcctctactccgtggacgtagccaatctgggtgaaccacgtacatcttgtgtttgcttccctgtctctatccatttacatacttatccacactagtgaccggagcaatctagcgaaggtcacaaacttaacactttctgttataccaaagtcctcactgattttgtgcatcaacaaaatgaaAAGGCGCTTTCATTAATAATTCTCAATAATTTTTGCATAAGTATTTTTTGTATATAATTAGCATACAACTTGATTAAGGGTTGATGAAAAttcaattacaaaaaacaacGATCACTAACAAAATGATACATACTTATTAAGAATATATGTTTGTTTCTTAAAAACAAAATGACACGTTATAGTTGCATGACAATCAAATGTGAAATAAGCATTAACTAGATATAAGAAGATTAGCAATCCTTTTTTCGTTCAACATCCATCTCTCGCCTATGAGTAAAATTTTTATCAACAATTTCTTCATCTTTATGATCTTCCTCATGTCTAGGCGGAAGTagctcatcatcatcatcataaggTTGGAACTCTTGATTTGTCATGGAATGCTTCCTAATAAAATTGTGTAAGGTCATTGAAGCAACAACAATTTGTACCTGTTTTTCAAAAGGGAAGTTACGCATGAGACGAATCattgtccatctatttttccAAACACCAAAAGTTCTTTCTATTGTGCATCTTAGGGATGAATGCCTCTGATTAAATATCTCTTTTTTCCCTCTTGGCTGACTCCCACGTCGAAATTCAGGAAGATGATATCGTTCATCGCTATAAGGTCCAATATATCCATTCATATGTGGATATCCAAGATCAACTAAATAATATTTGCCTACACcataattgaaaagaaaaatataaagattTTTGTGTtcataagataataaataaataaacacattcaTATAGGACTAAGGTTGATTACTAACCAGAAGGGAGATAAGGAAATTTCAATTCTGGTCTTCTCAAGGCCTCCATGAATATACGTGAATCATGAGCAACACCCTCCCATCCAACCCAGACAAATGTAAAACACATATTAAAATCACATACAACCATAACATTGAGTTGTATTTCCTTTTCTACCTATTTATGGCACTTGCATTTCTCTAGGCACAACTGGGACATGTGTTCCGTCAATTGCCCCTATGCAACCTTTAAAATATGGCCAATACCAATTGTCAtccttaattttatttgatacTCTCTTGAATTGCCGATCATGTGGACATATAATATCAGTAGCCATGTGAGAAACAACATCTAATAGTATCCCAAACCACCTAGAAACAGTCTTTCCAGAGCGTTGAAACCTCTCTTGGACCATCCTATTAGTGTGCCCATGAACTAATGTGCTAAGAAACATTGCTAATGCTTCTTCCAGTGTTGTATCTCCAATTCTTTTTAAGCCATAATCACGCTTCAAAGTCTCTAACAAGTCCTTAAAAACATGTTCCATCCTAAATTGTTCATGGCATCTTATAGGATGACCATTTAAAACTTCCATTACCCATCTATATCCCATATACGAAGAAGTCCTACAAGATTCTTTGTCAACTTACTTTAACCATTTAGAGACAGCCGTGACACAGCTTGCAGAAACCAGTTGATAAAATTCATCATCACTTCCATCAGTAGAGTTGTTTGTATTGCTACTGTCATTGCTACTAGAACTCATATTtgtaaacataaaagaaaaatttaataCAAGAGGAATATATAATCATGGCAAAAATAAAGATCACATTCTGAATAAAGttctaaaaaattatataattaaaGATATTAAAGGCACATATGTGTAACCAATCCATTACATAATAAAACCAATTCATTACATAATAAATACTTATTcaaccaccaaaaaaaaaatcgaaaaatatAATCCTAAGATAAATGTGACGAATCAAATTTTCTTGCTCTTGAGCCACATGATTTGTCGGTTAGATTGCTTCAATGCAACAAACATCTCTCTATTTTTCTTTCAGTGAAGATATCAGCCGCTTTCATAAAGAGCTCATCATCATTCACAACTTCATGCATTCCTTCCAAAACTTGCATCACTTCCTCAATGCTATAACCAGGCTTATCTATGCTCTTAGAACAATTGTTTACAACTTCTAAAATACCATCTAATTGTTTTATCATCTTGGCCCCAATTCCAACTCTTTTGGAATCTCTTGTTCTTTTTGCTCCTTCATCGGCTATGTTGTCAAGCCCCTATCTATGTCATTCTCCAAATCATCTTGACCGTCATTTTGTTCGCATGTTGGAGCTTTCTGGACATTATTACTCATCAACCCTTGTGAGGGTGCCCATGCACCTACACATGTAACAGCTCATTCTTTAAACAAAATGTCTAGTTAGTCAACATTTTTCAGTCCACTATTTCAATATTTCTCAACTTTAGAATTCTCCTGAAATATGACCAACTACAATTAACAAATTATGATAAAAGAACATAAATATGAAGTTAGATTTCCATGGATATGAGATAATAATTTCTCACCTTCACTTTTTTCTCCCACCATTCATCACTTGCAATGATAGTTTGCTTCACAAGATCCCATCCTAAGCCAGTCTCTTTTCCAACTAATGATGCCCACAATTGCCATTCTTTCTTAAGTGCAGTCcatttgttcttgagttgtttaTGAACATATGACCTTTGAGTAAGgtcattaaattttttaataacattttcccatccaattctaTTAAGATGACCACCTATTTGATTTCCGGCTAATGTCTCAGCTACACAAACACTTATAAATATCCCAACACTTGCATCATCCCACATTGCCTTGCTCTTTTTTTCGTTACCTTCTCCATGATCTTGTATATCTTTAGCTATATTATTAGACATATCTATAAAGagaagtggaaaaaaaaaaaccatagcaCATAATAAGAGCATACACCACTACTTACGTCCTAGCTAACAAcacaaaagtaaattaaaagcAATAATGCAAGATTTGTAACTAGTATTTGTTATATATAATAATGCACTACACCGTTGCTTCCAAGACTGCAGTGCGCCACTGCTTACACCATTGCTAACACCACTGAATATGTATCTAGTATTTGTATAGATAATGCATGATATGTAACCATTAACAATAAATTCATAGTGTTGCTTTCTGTTATCATTGGAAGTTAATTTGCTATTAGTAGTATCTACAATCGTTAATGCGGCATCAAATCTCGACAGCAATACAAGCCTTCAAACATGAAGGCCTTTGAGTAACTGTGGGAGGATAAAATCGGGTTTCAACTTATAAGCCAATACCAATCATCCAAGGAGAAGGTGTTGTGCAAGATAAACTATGAGGAAAGCCCATAAGAAATATACAAACACAAGGGAAACGTGTCTAGATAACTACCCCCTACAGAGGCAAGGGGAATGTGCCTAGATAACTACCCCCACTACGGAGGAGAAGTGGGAGAGGAAGACAGGTCATGGTACTTGTTTCCAAAGCATGCAATCATATGACGGAGGACCACAAAAGAAGTGGGAAATGAGGACAGGTCGTGGTACTTGATCCTTAATCATGCAATCCTATCAATTGACTGACTTGAGCGTAGGAGTATCTCTTGCAGGTACCCTGCCTAGGCAAGCTATGGAGGAAGACTATTTAGGGACACCTCTAACGAAGGATTCGACGAATGTAAGGATTGTGGTCAACAAATCTGTGGAGGTATTTTTCTAGTAGGAAATTTCGCTCCAACAGTTGGCGCTGTCTGCAGGAACCGAAACAAAATCAAGCTACAAACATGACTAGATCCACACAAGAAGTTCCAGATGCCTCTAGAGATGCAGGGACTCGATCCGTGCATGCGAGGTCTCAATCCCAAAATAGTGAACCGAGTCTCGCCATGGAACAATTTAGAAAGCTAACAAGGGAATtgcctaaaataaaaaaagacaacAGATGAGGCATTAAAGAAGGCTAAAGCGAGAAACATAGTGGAAGATGTGATCGGCACCAAGAGATAGTGTGCAGAAGATGAAGATAAGGAGGGTAGCTCTAGTAGCGCGTCATCCAGCAATTGTGATGAAGTGATGAAAAATCAGGGCGAAGAAGATCATAAGGGAAAAGGATCGAAAAAAGTAAAAGATGTTGATCTATAAGAACAAATTGAGAAGATTGTGAAGGGATACAAACCACAGACCCCGGTGAAACTTGCCTTAGAAACGGCCAGAAAGATCCACAAATCACCGTTCACAAAGGACTTAAAGCAATAATAGGAAACATCGGGGCGGATGAAAGGTTGTTGGATATCAATGTCATACATGGTGGACCTCAACCTCCTAAGGGACACGAAGCACGCTCTCGATCGTAAAGTCGAGAAGCTGAGAAGTCTAGACGCGTGCATAGCATAACATCAACCCCTGAAGCGTCCAAAGCATTAGAGAATTTCGGAGTCATCTCCTTTAGCCAAAAAGACCTCGAAGGAATTTAATTCCCTCACAATGATGCACTGGTCGTGACGTTACGCGTTGCCAATTCAAGAGTGAAAAAGATAATGATTGATGGGGGGAACAGCACATACGTTTTATTTTGGAGCACATTTAGAATGATGGAATTAAACGAGAAAGAGATAAGGTTGAATCCAACTCCCATCTGTGCGTTTGAAGGAACTAAAGCCCAGCCCATTTGAGACGTGACTCTTCCCGTCACTGCAGCAGGTAAGA
This window contains:
- the LOC103415880 gene encoding L10-interacting MYB domain-containing protein-like; translated protein: MSNNIAKDIQDHGEGNEKKSKAMWDDASVGIFISVCVAETLAGNQIGGHLNRIGWENVIKKFNDLTQRSYVHKQLKNKWTALKKEWQLWASLVGKETGLGWDLVKQTIIASDEWWEKKVKENSKVEKY